The Mycolicibacterium cosmeticum DNA window CGGCACTTGCCGCACTTGGTTGGAGGTATTACCCATGCGTTCTCTCAGCGTGGCCGTGGTTGTCACGGTTGCCGCGATGTTCGGTTCCGCCGGTGTGGCCGTGGCCGCACCGAAGGATTACTGCGCCGATCTCAAGGGCGGCAACACCGGTAGCACGTGCGAGATCCAGCTTTCCGACCCCGGGTACAGCGTCGACATCAGCATCCCGCTGGACTACCCCGACCAGAAGTCGGTCGCCGACTACATCTCCCAGACCCGCGACGCGTTCCTCAACTCGGCCAAATCCGGCGCAGCCCGCACGACGCCGTACGTGTTGAGCATCAAACCGGAGAAGTACAGCTCCTCGGTGCCGCCGCGCGGCACGCAGGCCGTGGTGTTCTCGGTGACCCAGGACGTCGGCAGCGGGCCGCAGCGCACGTACAAGGCGTTCAACTGGGACCAGAGCTTCCGCAAGGCGATCACCTACACCGCCGCACCCGACGACAAGCAGAACACCCCGTTGTGGCGGGTGGACGATCCGCTGAAGACCGTCGCCCCGATCGTCCAGTCCGAACTGCAGCAGCAGCTGGCCCCGCCGCCGGCCGCACCGCCGACCCCGGCCACGACGACCACCGCACCCACGACGACAACCACCAGCACGACCACCACGCCGCCCCCACCGCCGGCGCCGTTGCCGTTCTCGCAAGCCGCGCTGTACAACCCGGCCAACTACCAGAATTTCGCGATCGTCAACGACGGCGTGATCTTCTTCTTCGATCAGGGCGTGCTGTTGCCCGCCTCGGCCGGGCCGCTGCACGTGCTGGTGCCGCGGTCGCAGATCGACCCGATGATCGCCTGACGTCCGGGCTTCTGAGTGTCTGGGCTCATGCGCAGTAGTCCCCGTCGTCGAGGGAATAAAGCGGCAATTCTCTGCGGGAAGTACTGTCTGGCAACATCCCTGGCGGCCGTTTGCGGGGGATCGCCCACAAGGAGCGCCTAGTCTCCCGGCATGGATCGCATCTGGCAGCGGGTCTGGGACCGGTACGGCGGGAGCTACATCCGGGCGCTCTGGCTCGCCGCTTTTCTGATTTCACTGCCCGTCTACTCCACCTTCGTATCGTTTCCCATCGTTGTCCACGAGAAGTCCCGTCGCTACGTCGAGGTGGCAGGCTTCACCGTTGTCGCTGTGGCGGTGTTGGTATGCATCATGGTTCTGCCCTACCGTCGGTGGGCCCGCCCCGTGGAGCAGTTTGCGGCGGGCGGCGAAGTCGATCGCCGGGCCGCCCTTGAAGGCACGTACATCTGGGCCCGCAAGGCAGTCCCCAGAGTGGTGTGGGGAACTGGTGTATGGGCCGCCTTGTTGGCGTCCGGGGTCGGTGGAATCGCTGGCGCGCCTTGGTGGCGGCTCGTCCAATACGGGATCGTGGGTGCATTTGTCGGAACCACTGTGCAGCTGATCGCGTATCACAGCATTGCCGAGGCAGTGCTGCGCCCACCGAGAGTGGCCTTGGCCGGTGACAGCGGGATCGGTGATTCACTGCCGAGGTCGCGCCCCACCTTCGCCACACGGTCTAACAGGTCAGTAGTGGCTGTGGCACTTGCGTTTGCCATTGGCGGCGCCATGCTGACTTCCGCGCTGCGGCCACCGCCTGAACTGCCCATCTTCTGGGTCGTTATTGGCTGTGCGATCACTCTGACCTTTGCCGTCCCGATATCCGTCGGCATCGGGTTCTCCTCATCCCTGCGCCCGATTCACGACCTCGCCGAAGGGGCCGAACGTGTCGCCGAGGGCGACTACACGCAGCGCCTACCGGTGGTGCAAGACGACGACCTCGGCGCCCTGGCCGCGACATTCAACCGGATGCAAGCAGGATTGGCCGAGCGGCAACGACTTCAAACTGCCTTTGGTACCTATGTCGACCCGGTTCTGGCGGCCCGGCTGTTGAAGCAGCCCGACGACGTATTCTCCGGCGAGCGCCGCAAGGTGACGGTGATGTTCGTCGATGTCCGCGACTTCACCCCGTTCGCGGAGGCCAACACGGCCGAGCACGCCGTTGCCCGGCTGAACACCCTGTTCGACATCGTGGTGCCCGCTGTCCTCGACGCCGGCGGGCATGTCAACAAGTTCCTCGGCGACGGTGCTCTGGCGGTATTCGGTGCACCAA harbors:
- a CDS encoding RsiV family protein; translated protein: MRSLSVAVVVTVAAMFGSAGVAVAAPKDYCADLKGGNTGSTCEIQLSDPGYSVDISIPLDYPDQKSVADYISQTRDAFLNSAKSGAARTTPYVLSIKPEKYSSSVPPRGTQAVVFSVTQDVGSGPQRTYKAFNWDQSFRKAITYTAAPDDKQNTPLWRVDDPLKTVAPIVQSELQQQLAPPPAAPPTPATTTTAPTTTTTSTTTTPPPPPAPLPFSQAALYNPANYQNFAIVNDGVIFFFDQGVLLPASAGPLHVLVPRSQIDPMIA
- a CDS encoding adenylate/guanylate cyclase domain-containing protein; protein product: MDRIWQRVWDRYGGSYIRALWLAAFLISLPVYSTFVSFPIVVHEKSRRYVEVAGFTVVAVAVLVCIMVLPYRRWARPVEQFAAGGEVDRRAALEGTYIWARKAVPRVVWGTGVWAALLASGVGGIAGAPWWRLVQYGIVGAFVGTTVQLIAYHSIAEAVLRPPRVALAGDSGIGDSLPRSRPTFATRSNRSVVAVALAFAIGGAMLTSALRPPPELPIFWVVIGCAITLTFAVPISVGIGFSSSLRPIHDLAEGAERVAEGDYTQRLPVVQDDDLGALAATFNRMQAGLAERQRLQTAFGTYVDPVLAARLLKQPDDVFSGERRKVTVMFVDVRDFTPFAEANTAEHAVARLNTLFDIVVPAVLDAGGHVNKFLGDGALAVFGAPNDLADHADAALNAAVLIQRLVAERFNGELQIGIGINTGVVIAGTIGGGNHLEYTLIGDTTNVAARVEQLTKATGDMILLTEQTLEGLTSNPPGLADRGTHVLKGKSAATRIFAVHLRSSASEETKAD